In the genome of Toxoplasma gondii ME49 chromosome Ia, whole genome shotgun sequence, the window CGCCCTCTTTTCCGCCAAAAAGGAACCAGAAGTCTTCGAGCTCGTCCGGCCCGAACCCGGCAAAGACAACCGCGATAAAACCGCAATTCCCGTGAAAATCTTCGTGGGCACCTGGTGAGAAAATTCCCTGGAAACTCTGAAAggttttcgctcttctcagTGAAGTTGGGAAACGGTCCAatggaaaggagaagacagattTGTCCATCTTAGAAAACTGCATCCAAACAGTGCCGGCGAAACACAGCCGGCTCGAAGTCGAGCCGAGATACTCCGAGTGCACCCCGTTGACCCAAAACGTTCACGTTCGAGAGTCTCAGTCGACCCCCAGCATCGACCCAGTAACGGGGGGCATTCGCTGCCGACCTTGTTCGTGTGCTTGCCTTCCTGACTTGAGAAACTCTGTGTTTACTTCGTCTAGCGGCCTCAGACCTGCTGGGACTGAAGGACGAATTGTCGAAAACCACTCATGCAATAAACGAGGGCGAAAGAGATTTGAGGCTCGACTGGCCTAAACTGCATTGGCGCAGTTGAATCCGGATGCGAACGAGTCTTGCCGCCAGTGCTGTCTGAACACATCTTCGGCGCggcaagtgcatgcagtggtcCTCTTCTCGGCGCCCCCTTCACTTGTTTCAGCCACTGGTCTGATCGCCGGTTTCTGCTCTTTGCATTCTGGGTTTGAGTCGAGCCTCTCATCTGCAACTTTCGGACCAAGTCTGGGATGTACACACACTCTACGAGAAGCTGCCCGGAAGTTGCGCGAAACGCTTTTGCCCGACTTGGGGCGGACACTGCGTTTCTCCGGACTTTCTGGCTTTTGTTTCGTGGCTGTTTCAATGTCCGTTTCTCCCTTCAACTTGACTCACGCTTTTCTCCGGACTCTGCGTTTCAGACGTCTGGGCCCCGCCGCTGGAACCGTTCCAAGTCTGTTTCCCTTCCGTTTTTCGtggcgttttcttccttcgctgaAGACGCTTTCTCCCTGCTGTTCACGCGTCGAGAGACACTGGGCACAGTGCGTTCGTTTCTCGACATTGCCTCGCGCTCCTCCACCGTCACTTAGCTGCCGTGCAGTGTCTTgtactgcatgcgctgcttCGTTTGCAGGAACACGGAGTACCAGGAGTTCGAGAACCACGGCCCAAAGTCGGAGGAGCGCTTCTGCAAGACGGCGAAGTGGCTGGTGGACTGCaaactgaagaaggaaggagttCGGAAGATCTCCAAAGAGGAAAGTTTCTACTCGGGGAACTCGAACTCTCTCCGCGACAACAGCGACGTCAGCTGCGAGATGTACGACTCCGTGACGCTACACGTgaccggagaagagagcgacaacGACGACGTGATGACCACCGTCggcgagggggaagaagaagaggaagagggcggCGATACGAAACAAAACACCAAGCATCTTTTGAAATTCAGCATGGAAGGACACCCCCTCAGGGACTGGATCAAGGGCGGCTACGACGTCTACGTCGTCACGCTGCAAGAAGTCACAAGTGAGCGCCTTATGATGTCTTTTTTCGAATTCGAGCGAATCACGGGAGTGAACGCACTCACATCATTCCTCCAGCCACCCCTCTTGCGAGACTCGGTGAATAGCGAGATATCCGAGTCTACACCCGCTGGCGTCGTTTTTCAAGCTCGCCTCTGTTCTGGCGAGGATACCTGGTCCGCCAGACGCGGGAGCGGCTCGAACGTGACAACGCACAAGAGGTTGAAACGATGGACTGGATGCACACCTGGGCTGGGAAGCGCCGGATACGGCCAGGTATACGTTTTGTACACAGCGAGACAAGCGGTCAGTCGCGATGCGGagcgttttcgcttctcagGGGGGGCAGACGGATTGTTCTACTCACGTACAACCGCTGGAGTGCGAGGTAGAggggaggcgagggagaggggaggcgagggagaggggaggcgagggagaggggaggcgaGGCGCAAGGAGAGCAGAACTAGGGTGGAAAAAGGAGATACATGGTTGCACAGAATCGAACGGAAGTCCTGTTCCACTTTTCTCGAAagcttcgtttctcgcgcCCATCTCGGAAGGAGTTGCGGGGCggtttctctgctcctccagCGGGAAGCGGGTGCGAGGCCAatgcagaagaggagcgaggaaagcagaTGACGTGACTTTTTCTGAGTTTTAGTTCTGTTGAGAGAATGCAGGCCACACAGGGAGGATCGGCGGAAGGGAAATGCGAGAGGTGAATTTacactgtttttttctgtctatTTGAAGAGATTCGGTCTTGCTCCCTACAGATGGGTTGCGAGATCGTCGCCTTTGTTCAACGACCAGACACAAGCGTCCTACAAACGACAGCAAGGACGAAGGATCTCTGCCTGCTACGCTTCTCCACTATGCACCCAGAGTGCTCCTGTGTGTCTGACATGTGAAAGTCTGAAAACGCTGGTGAGGCGGACGTCTTCAAAAGACCCTGCGACGCGCGTCCCTCTGCGTGTGGTGGTTCTGTGCTCTTCAGATGACAGCATTTTCCAAGCAATTTCGGAGTACCTCGAgagcgaaaacggagaaacgtTTTTCAGAGTCGACatgggagaaggaaaaatcTCCGGTCTGGGCAAAGGCGCGTGGACCAAAATGAAGTCAACCTGTAAGGGTCGAGCGTGTCAAGTcgcacagaaaaacgcatgcgctcgcactcttcttttcttcgaaaCGGATCGACCTCAGTCTTGCATCGACGTCGTCTCCACACTGTTGCGCAGCGATcccaggtgtctgtacacttgCCACGTATCACACCTGCATGTACGTATGCGTGTCTTTGTTGATGGGGCGTTAGGGATCTTCCGCTTTTCCtagagagaaaggagtttTACACAGTGACTCCCGGCAAGCCGATGCTTCTAGACGCGTCTGGTCGTGGATGCGTCTTGGGGGGTATGGCCTGctcagagagagatgcatgTTTCGCAGCTTAGCTTTGCTGGTGAGGGAAGCAGAACAGACACACCATGTTCTGCAGGTCTTCTTCTATGGAGGggcgctctgcatgcggtcGCCACGATGTTGTGCGCGGACAAGAGAAAGTCTCTCTGGAAGTTCCATTCGTGGGAAGCCGCTGCCTCGCTCGAAGAAGATTTGGCCAGCTGTGTAGGAGACGTGAGGttccgctctttctctttttcagcGCTTGCTTGTTGGATCCGGGAGTCCAAGCTCTGGCCCTTGGGTCCTGTCATCCCCGTCGACTCGAAGgccttctccttcagtgAGTGGGGGTTCTCAGATCAGAAGAGAAGTCTTCGAAAAAGATCGTGGACGCAAAGCATCCCTCAAAAGACTTCTCACCTAGATCAGGGTCTCAGCAGACGAACGTCGTCTCTCCGATGAAAGTTCTTTCTGCCTCCGAGAAAACGTGCACAGATGCCTGTCGAAAGCGAACAGGCGCTTGAAAGCGGTATATGAAGTGTATGGACAGCGCACAAAGACAGTCGAGAGGAATCGGGGATTTGCTGCGGCGCAAAGGACTGCGGAGGGACGGTTTGTAACTTCCGAAGGGAACAGACGTTTCCGATAAGGCACGAGAATCAATGtcggcttctgcgtttcaAGGCATTCTCAATTCTGATGTATCTCCTCATGTTCGCCACTTCACCGAAACCGATAGGACTCGAtccagctgtctcttgtggAGCTGTACAGACGCCGCCCATCGTTCAAATTCATCGGTTTTCGTGTTTTGGGTTTCCCACAGATAGATTGTCGGAGCGTCTCTGACGCTGTGCGCGATACAGGCAGATGCATGcctgcctgcatgcagttagAAGTGTGTGTGTACTTTTGTCAGTATCCATTTCATTCAACTAACGCGCGTCACGCCTCCAGACACTGAATTGTGGAGTCCAGCGTCTTCGCGTGAGTTTACGGTGTATGTACTGCAGACGCACTACGTGGACCGCGCctcggtgcatgcgtttttacGAGGCAGGACAAGGTTGCCTGAGACACAAAGAAGCAGTCTTGGTGCCGACGCAACCGTGTCTCCCTCATGTTTTTCGAATATCGTTGCGAGTTCGCATGCTTGGACTACGACAAATGCGTTTGTCTCACTTGAACGTACACCGAGAAAACTGGCCCAAATCGCGGCTGGTCTTGTCCAACGTAGTTCGCATGTTGTTGAATATTGTTACCCTCCAGACACATGATGTCCTCGTCACGCAAATCAGAGGAGAGCCTCGATTCGTTCTGGCCTGGGTGCTTTGGCGGATTTCTCATCGACATTCTTTTGCACTCTTCTGTATCTGTAACGCAGCTGTTTTAAACGGGAGCAAGGGTGCAGTGACAGTCACGCTGAAAGTCCATAAGCAGCTGGTGTGCTTCGTCGGGTGTCACTTGCCGGCTTCTGCAAAGGTGAGTTGTTTATGGAACGCAGAGCTTGCAAGAGAGTCCCAGTGCGAGAACGCATGCGTCAGATATGGCCTCGTTGGCCGCGAGGCCGTCGTCCAGACTGGAGGCTGAACTCGAGTCTTCTCAAAATCCTAGTCCTTCTGTCGTGTTGAGAGGAAGGAGCTGCGGTCGCGAAGGATCAGGAGGTGGTGGACGAATCTCCGTCAACGGGTTGGAACCCAGTTTGCGAAGTGCCGCTGAGTctttttttgcatgcatcagGAACGGGGAAAGGCTCGGGCATTCATTCGAGCGAAACTCGCAGCGATGTACAGCTCCGAGAAGAACGTGGACTTCACGCGTGTCTTCCACCACATTCTGTGGGCAGGAGACTTCAATTTCCGATCCCAAATCTCGTCGAAACAAGCTAGTGAGTTACCGTCCCCTCGCCGCAGTGTGCGGACTACAACGCCTGGGGACACCGGCGTCGCAACACAGAGGTGGAGGGGGGAGTTTAGAAAAAAAGAGTTCACATGGCCACAAAGCAGGAAGGTTCGCGCGATATGAAAGAATACATGCTAAGTGGAGATGTGCCATCAAGAGTTCAAACATCCCGCGTTTGTTTCGCGTCTGGGGCgtcctcgtgtctctctccccacagcgtctccggtgtacgtacagcgcACGTGGTGTCTGGTCGCTGGTTTTATTTGAAAGACAAGGAGTACGGACAGCGAGCGTCACAAATCCTCTGTGCGTTTGCACTCGACTTTCTCCGCAGAGTGGACTGCTGCGTTTccccctgcgtttttctggagTTGCCTCTGTCGGCTCTGTCACGGGGAAAGGCgccagatgcatgcatgcagtctctgtctctccgggATTTCCCAGTGCTCGCGGCAGTGTTTTtccgttcgcttcttccgaACAAAGGCAGATGCGCTCGAACTCCGCAGTTTCTGAAGCGTCGCGTGAGTCCGGCAAACCAGCAGGACATTCGCTGAACAAAGTCCCTCTGGAGAGCCTGCGAACGTCCACGTTTGCTGCGTTTTCGGTGCTTCCAGTGGCACTGCTGCGAGCAGGAAAGATGCACGAGCTCGCGACGTTCGACGAAGGAGCGTTGGAGTCAGGGAAAGACATGGAAATGCACGTAAGTGACCACAGGTCCTGCTTTCTACTTGTGACTGAGTCGAGGCTTTTGGGTGAAgccgacagaggagaagcaaacaGATCGGGGGACTTCCatgaggagaaagagccgTCGCGGCCGTCTCCTCAGATCGAGGCAACGAAGCCGAAACAAGGgtggactgcatgcgcagggaAAAGCCGGTTTGCGCATCAGTGGCTTTTGAGAGGACGCGCACTTGACCCCATCGACATCGACGACCTTCATAGACAAATGAAGACACGGACATATAGACACCAAGATGGATTTCTCTTTCAAATCATCCATTCTaatgtacacacacatgctCACAATGTCCATACATTTGCACCTATGAGTGCAGATGTGAATGCGTTTTATTTCCACGTTTCGTACCAACATATTCACACAAACTCCGAACTTCCGCACAGTTTGCGCGCGGCCTCTGTCCTGTGGAacgggtgcatgcacagggaTGGATGGAGGCGCCAGTCAACTTTCTCCCGACGTACAAGAAAGCCGACAACCGACCGCCGCTAGACTTGTCGCGACCGGACTGGGTGGACCAAGAATACCAATCCAccatgaagaagaagggtgTCCTCGGCACCAAGGTCGTAGACCGTCCTCCCTCCGtaagtgcatgcaaaaacgaCGTCTTCGACGCATGCGAATGGCTTCGCACAGTCTCGCGTCGACCAGACGCGTTCACAGGGTCTGGACCCTTTCGGTTTTTCGACAGAGTCAATTTTGAGGAAtctacgcatgcagttcggTGCACTCGTGGGTGCAGATACAGCCGCGGTTTCGGCGTGAGAtgcttttcctgttttccccAGTTTCACTGTTGTCTGAGGTTCCTGCGCggacgtttttctttttttcagtggTGCGACCGCATATTTCGCTGGTCCCCGCAAGAACTCCACTACAACCTCATCGCACCACCGGACCAGTATTTCGCAGCGCAGCCAGAGTTCCCGAGTAAGACTGGAGGAAGTTGTCGAATCCGAGGGGAAGTCGCCGTTCGTTTCACGGTGGGACTTCTGGGCCAACTCGCCACCACGCATGGCTCCAGCGTTTCTTCGAGGAATGTCGTCGGTGCCAGTCGATTCCACCTGTCTTCGATCCGGCCTCTTTTTCCAGAGTCCAGGACCTTGACATGCGACGACGACGCACAGGACACCCTCCAGCGTTCTGTCAAGACGGCACCCAACTCTCTGTTGCGCCGACAACACCCGCGCATGTTGTTCCGTTCCTCGTCGATTTGGGGATTTAGAAGAAGTCCGAAAGTTCAAGTCGCCTTTGAAAAGCGTGTGCTCATTCTGGCCCGCGGGGAGGGGGGATCGCCTTTTTAAGGAAATTTTTTTTAGAGTCGCTTGCGGCGGCAACGACTCTCTCCGGTGGCCTGGCGAGATCCACATCAAGTTTTCACGGCTGTGTGTGCCTGCgcgttctcctcgtttttttctgttccagATATTCTCATGGCGAGTGACCACGCACCGGTGGGGGGCGGCTTCGAGCTCTATCCGCTGGACAAGAGATTTCAGGTTCCTCTGACCTTCATGGCGGATCCGTCGGAGGCGCTGGAAGCAGGCGACATGCGATACGGCGCCCGCAATTCGCTGATTGCAGACTGCGGTGGAAGACCGGATCACCTGAAGATGAAGAGCACGGTGTAAACGTTTTCAGCATTTGGATACCGCAGTCTGGCTTGTGGTTGCAGGTTTCAAGGGATACACTTCCTGCAGGTCGAGAGTTCTTCCCTGTATAGACCCCCTTTTGTCTCCGCTGTGAGAGTTTGCGTGCGAGAAACAAGGAGTCTCTGCCGctccttgtttctctgaTTTTTAACTTCAGCGTGGATCCAAAACGAAGCGGGTTTCCTCACAGTGAACCGCTGAGACTGTCAGCGTCTTTTACGCTACCGCAGGAGTTCTGGGTGACTGTGGCCCCGTTCCGAGATTCGATGGGAGGTGGATCACAGACGGCGAACGTTTGATCGACGACTCAAAAAGCAGTCAGAGTGTGTCGCGTCTTCAGGTGACTAagcgcgtttttttcttcttcgtgtaCCGACGCTTATTCCCCTCTCGGAAAAAAGCTGCGCGCGCACCCGGTCTGCCGCCTCGGTCGTTTTTCGGGGGGTCTCAGCGGGGATGCCGCGCCGCGTCTTGTTTCTTCAGCTACATCGAAGTCAGTGGGGACTTTCTTCGCGTAAGTTCTAtccagatgcatgcacaggtaGGAAGAGTAACATTTGCTTCTCAACCGTTCAGCAAACCAGATTCTTCACAAGGTGGGGAACCTGTATCTGTTCACATGAGGTACGCTGGGAGTGTCTCCGAACTGATCTGCGAGCCGTCGCGAGTCCGATCCCGAATTTGCGTCACGAAATAgtgatttttttttcttcgtcagtGAACAACGAGAAGCGCGCTCTGGCGCTCGGGGAAAATCAAAGGTGTCTTCAGGTTTGAAGAAGTCCTGCTGTTCGAGAGCTCAGAGAGCGGCCAGCTCTCGCGGTTGTCCGCGTGCCGCGCATTCACGCAGAGTtcggagacgaaaaacgagggGGCAAGACGCCGAGTTGTCTGTGGCGCCCTCAAAGGACGCGCTCGCGCCGTACTTGTCCATCTCTTGCCACGAAAGAGCGACTCTTTTGCGTCTCGTACTCCGGAATCGCGCATTCGCAATACGGAGAGAGTCTCTGCGTCCGCCTCCCCGTCGGATGGACACCGGAAACGTCCTTCGCGACTTGTGACTCTTGCGGGGAATCGGCCAGACTGTTTTTCGGAGACGAAAACAGCTTTCTCGGCATGCAGAGCGAACAAAGCGTTGTTTCAAAGTATTTTTCTGCCGCCTACGCGGGGAGGCACCCTTCATGCGGAGTATCGCacgcgtcgcctctgtctcaaCGTTGAAAACATGCGAGCCGCTTCGAAAAACCTCTTCACTTCTC includes:
- a CDS encoding endonuclease/exonuclease/phosphatase family protein (encoded by transcript TGME49_293190), producing the protein MEYEESSTREGSETHETTPYGSKGARRSAELPECCLANLVVDALFPDEDPAERARPETAKVAQEPPHGACLALSDRGTQAELDGTRWECRVVTPLVAVSVDCLSAEGCGVVVCEQPFSFLDYFGCCKVEYPPRYGTFDGELISAGRYASQMLQDAESARQRKSPHTVRSDRVEGDALFSAKKEPEVFELVRPEPGKDNRDKTAIPVKIFVGTWNTEYQEFENHGPKSEERFCKTAKWLVDCKLKKEGVRKISKEESFYSGNSNSLRDNSDVSCEMYDSVTLHVTGEESDNDDVMTTVGEGEEEEEEGGDTKQNTKHLLKFSMEGHPLRDWIKGGYDVYVVTLQEVTNDSIFQAISEYLESENGETFFRVDMGEGKISGLGKGAWTKMKSTSLACWIRESKLWPLGPVIPVDSKAFSFTVLNGSKGAVTVTLKVHKQLVCFVGCHLPASAKERGKARAFIRAKLAAMYSSEKNVDFTRVFHHILWAGDFNFRSQISSKQAMALLRAGKMHELATFDEGALESGKDMEMHGWMEAPVNFLPTYKKADNRPPLDLSRPDWVDQEYQSTMKKKGVLGTKVVDRPPSWCDRIFRWSPQELHYNLIAPPDQYFAAQPEFPNILMASDHAPVGGGFELYPLDKRFQVPLTFMADPSEALEAGDMRYGARNSLIADCGGRPDHLKMKSTV